A part of Cytobacillus sp. IB215665 genomic DNA contains:
- a CDS encoding hemolysin XhlA family protein: protein MEQRLASMEKRMNKVEQRLAVAESNIKDIKETLSSIKNNTTWIIRLIIGAIIMAVLGLLIQGGI from the coding sequence ATGGAGCAACGATTAGCAAGTATGGAAAAAAGAATGAATAAGGTTGAGCAACGGTTAGCAGTAGCAGAGTCAAACATTAAGGATATTAAAGAAACCTTATCTTCTATTAAAAATAATACAACGTGGATTATTAGGTTGATCATCGGAGCTATCATAATGGCTGTTTTAGGATTACTAATACAAGGAGGAATTTAA
- a CDS encoding phage tail family protein, with protein MQTVTFTNSRGQSVELKNIAPFVLSMIEGLGDVESVTQTQKSPFQHGTTYIDSELESRFIPIEISIVGTNESDISEKREYLSSVFNPTLGKGILRYENSRIVREIVAVSEHVPIYPSGDSRTHNYQVAVVDLICPDPFWCDVNPTNIKLEDFVSSFRFPFSFPVRFATRGDSRVLVNEGHVPTPVKITFRGESINPKITNQTTGKFIQINRSIPKDYTLVINTAFGNKTIEIIAPDGVTTNANGYMDLASEFFQLEVGENKINFITEGGKPEVYIEYKNRYLGV; from the coding sequence GTGCAAACAGTAACTTTTACAAATTCAAGAGGGCAAAGCGTGGAGCTGAAAAATATAGCTCCTTTTGTTTTGTCCATGATCGAGGGGTTGGGCGATGTAGAGAGTGTAACGCAAACACAAAAGTCACCATTTCAACACGGCACAACCTATATTGATAGTGAACTAGAAAGTCGTTTTATTCCAATAGAAATCAGTATAGTAGGAACAAATGAATCTGATATATCGGAGAAACGGGAATATTTATCAAGTGTTTTTAATCCCACTTTAGGAAAAGGCATCCTGCGATACGAAAACTCACGAATTGTAAGGGAAATTGTTGCTGTGAGCGAGCATGTCCCTATTTACCCTAGCGGAGATAGTCGAACACATAATTATCAGGTTGCTGTTGTTGATCTAATTTGCCCTGATCCTTTTTGGTGTGATGTCAATCCCACAAACATTAAATTAGAGGACTTTGTATCAAGTTTTCGTTTTCCGTTTAGTTTTCCTGTACGATTTGCCACAAGGGGTGATTCAAGAGTACTAGTCAATGAAGGACATGTCCCTACTCCTGTGAAAATTACTTTTCGTGGTGAGTCTATTAACCCTAAAATTACAAATCAGACCACAGGGAAATTTATTCAAATTAATAGGAGTATTCCAAAGGATTACACTTTAGTTATTAATACAGCATTCGGCAATAAAACAATAGAAATTATTGCACCTGATGGAGTTACGACTAATGCAAATGGATATATGGATTTAGCCTCAGAATTTTTTCAATTAGAGGTCGGAGAAAACAAAATTAATTTTATTACTGAAGGTGGAAAGCCTGAAGTTTATATTGAATACAAAAACAGATATTTGGGGGTGTGA
- a CDS encoding phage portal protein codes for MNIDNKLLEKLRNELRKQRSGLQRYKDYYDGKHSILNTYTEQEDQANMKLVFNFPKKFVTNMAGYSLGTPLTYISRTGKDQAVHDIELNFSHWEKAHNQKLSKEADIYGEAYEINYINADGEFASVVATPMTMYILTDGSEERNVTAAIHTFKKPFDDAEYLDVYTEDKIIHYKDDNLTLIGTDTHIFGRVPINIFRANDESECIYNDIITLVDAYNVINSDLTNEISDHRNAMIKVLGAKLDDEEEIKKLKKYGILNVPTGADVDWLIKNINDTFVQNTLTNIEKKIYDLMDQVNFNEQWASNTSNVALKNKLLALSHRCSLKESLFEKAIMQRLKNFFTYLGVKQAKKVDYRDIKVKFTRNLPFDIVSTADAVSKLENIVSQETLLSLLPFVENPALEIEKFNKERENNRISLDGAFNAE; via the coding sequence ATGAATATTGACAATAAATTGCTTGAAAAATTACGAAATGAGCTTCGTAAACAACGTTCAGGTTTACAAAGATATAAAGATTACTATGACGGCAAACATTCCATTCTAAACACGTATACAGAGCAAGAAGATCAAGCGAATATGAAGCTTGTTTTTAACTTTCCGAAGAAGTTCGTTACTAACATGGCAGGGTACTCACTCGGAACACCACTCACGTATATATCACGTACTGGAAAGGATCAAGCTGTACATGACATTGAACTGAATTTTTCTCATTGGGAAAAGGCTCATAATCAGAAGTTGAGCAAAGAGGCTGACATATACGGTGAAGCCTACGAAATCAATTACATCAATGCTGATGGTGAATTTGCTTCCGTGGTTGCCACGCCCATGACCATGTACATCCTAACGGATGGTTCAGAAGAAAGAAATGTAACGGCAGCCATTCACACATTTAAAAAGCCTTTTGATGATGCTGAATACTTAGATGTGTATACAGAAGATAAAATTATCCATTACAAAGACGATAATCTAACGCTAATAGGTACTGATACTCATATATTTGGTCGTGTCCCTATCAATATATTTAGAGCAAATGACGAGAGCGAATGTATTTACAACGACATTATCACTCTTGTGGACGCCTACAATGTGATTAACTCAGATCTTACTAATGAAATATCTGATCACAGAAACGCAATGATAAAGGTGTTAGGGGCAAAACTGGACGATGAGGAAGAAATAAAAAAACTTAAAAAGTATGGCATTTTAAACGTCCCAACTGGCGCAGATGTAGATTGGTTAATTAAAAATATCAATGATACCTTTGTTCAAAACACTCTTACAAACATCGAGAAAAAGATTTATGACCTTATGGACCAAGTTAATTTTAATGAGCAATGGGCTTCTAATACCTCAAATGTAGCCTTGAAAAATAAGCTATTAGCCTTGTCTCATAGGTGCTCGCTTAAAGAATCCTTGTTTGAAAAAGCTATCATGCAGCGTTTGAAGAACTTCTTCACTTATTTAGGAGTTAAACAAGCGAAAAAGGTTGATTATCGAGACATTAAAGTCAAATTCACTCGTAACCTACCGTTTGACATTGTGAGCACTGCCGATGCCGTCAGCAAGCTTGAGAACATAGTCTCACAGGAAACATTGCTTTCACTTCTTCCATTCGTAGAAAATCCAGCACTTGAAATTGAGAAATTCAACAAAGAGCGTGAAAATAATCGTATTTCCTTAGATGGTGCTTTCAATGCCGAATAA
- a CDS encoding HK97 gp10 family phage protein: MGFKKTVHRTAEEEIQRLMQKREQAVEQGVIIIEADAKLNCPVDTGALKRSITHSVESNKNKTTGKVGSNVEYAYWAEQKKPYLEPAVDQNVESVKRMFKEVLNSD, encoded by the coding sequence ATGGGGTTTAAGAAAACTGTGCACAGGACGGCAGAGGAAGAGATACAACGGCTCATGCAAAAGCGAGAACAAGCTGTAGAACAAGGTGTAATCATCATTGAAGCAGATGCAAAACTTAACTGTCCAGTAGATACAGGAGCTTTAAAACGGTCTATTACTCATAGCGTGGAAAGTAATAAGAATAAGACTACTGGAAAAGTAGGAAGTAATGTTGAATATGCATACTGGGCTGAACAAAAAAAGCCATATCTAGAGCCAGCCGTTGATCAGAATGTTGAATCAGTAAAGCGTATGTTTAAGGAAGTGCTTAATAGTGATTAG
- a CDS encoding phage head-tail connector protein, translating to MLSKLKIYLGINDDSQDDLLTLLLDMANDIIKAYCYCSDEELATIPDYTKIRIASALHKKRRGEGLKARNQGSRSTQYDDILSDDIKLSLNQYRRVRGAF from the coding sequence ATGCTAAGTAAATTAAAGATATACTTGGGGATCAATGACGATTCCCAAGATGATCTTTTAACCTTATTGCTTGATATGGCGAACGATATTATAAAAGCTTATTGCTATTGCAGTGATGAGGAATTAGCAACTATTCCTGACTATACTAAAATCCGAATTGCTTCAGCATTGCATAAAAAACGCAGAGGCGAAGGGCTGAAAGCTAGAAATCAAGGTAGCAGATCCACCCAGTATGATGATATTTTGTCTGATGATATTAAACTATCACTCAACCAATATAGAAGGGTTAGGGGTGCTTTTTAG
- a CDS encoding phBC6A51 family helix-turn-helix protein, producing MLDERKILAINLLVDGGLQKTEIAKQIGVSRQTLYDWMGNDKEFIAELNRRLQGYKILCEKAIDSRLENALKELWTLQQKTNNSKVKADVLKYFVDRALGKPTTKHEIEASTVAPKTTDGDVLEKEFEEDED from the coding sequence ATGTTAGACGAAAGAAAGATATTAGCTATTAACTTACTCGTTGATGGGGGACTACAGAAAACTGAGATCGCAAAGCAGATTGGAGTAAGTAGGCAAACCTTGTACGATTGGATGGGGAATGATAAGGAGTTTATTGCAGAGCTTAACAGGCGTTTACAAGGGTATAAAATTTTGTGTGAAAAAGCTATTGATAGTAGATTAGAAAATGCTTTGAAAGAACTGTGGACTTTGCAACAAAAGACTAATAACAGCAAGGTAAAGGCTGACGTGCTCAAGTACTTTGTTGATAGAGCATTAGGCAAGCCAACGACTAAGCATGAAATAGAAGCTTCTACAGTTGCACCTAAAACTACTGATGGTGACGTATTAGAAAAAGAGTTTGAAGAGGATGAAGATTAA
- a CDS encoding holin, translated as MNRYKNYGLWVAVAALGLMIIQDLGLQITPEHYNTYVDAILGILVLLGIINNPTTKHKGFRGDK; from the coding sequence ATGAATAGATATAAAAATTACGGTTTATGGGTGGCAGTTGCAGCATTGGGATTAATGATTATTCAAGATTTGGGTTTGCAAATCACACCTGAGCACTACAACACTTACGTTGATGCGATTCTTGGGATATTAGTTTTGTTAGGGATTATTAATAATCCAACAACTAAACATAAAGGCTTTAGAGGTGATAAATAA
- a CDS encoding tail fiber protein, producing the protein MAEKYSFFDPIEDENGLPDREYNAQQFTNFFYALITTGVMKGFANELAVLANGANMITEVESGISFVEGRYYLNDSTIPLAHDTESLGKDRIDRIVVRLDENTDARYVKSFIKKGVASTDPVPPDLQQDETVYEISLAQVKVIGGQTYINPDDVTDERGTEDICPWAGSNILPNFDDEALSELVLSIGQPNGIAELNAVGKVPQEQLDISDPPDATTSVKGIVQLDNSITSTSTTKAATPNAVKQVNDKLIDSKVALGQNSIASASYGIAIGEDTNNISTAAVAIGKEASVVNSYGIAMGYKAYNQSPNGIAIGYLASASLGNYGIALGDNASTTSGSGIAIGKDANNSGDSGIAIGDKTINENKNSVAIGKSATNKHYYSVAIGDEARNEEYYSVAIGAKARVVKGFSLAIGYEAHTEDSFSFAIGNQSESLNNYVGMIGVPSNVIGVREIEVAGNFSVAGTKNFVIPHPHPNKKATHVIRHGAVESPTAGDTLYRYTIEALEDGQTVEMQLPDYFEHLNVNVDVWVNPHMHFGRAFGVVEGDKLKVTCEKAGTYKALVIGTRNDDNVQDWHIKGVEREIGESWLGETYIFEVQELKETTEFEEVLQ; encoded by the coding sequence GTGGCAGAAAAATATAGTTTCTTTGATCCTATTGAAGATGAAAACGGTCTTCCAGATCGAGAATACAACGCCCAACAGTTCACAAATTTTTTCTACGCACTAATAACAACAGGTGTTATGAAAGGCTTCGCAAATGAATTAGCAGTATTAGCAAACGGTGCGAACATGATTACAGAAGTTGAGTCTGGTATATCTTTTGTAGAAGGAAGATATTACTTGAATGATTCAACTATTCCTCTTGCTCATGACACAGAGTCTTTAGGCAAGGATAGAATTGATAGAATCGTAGTTAGATTGGATGAAAATACAGATGCAAGGTATGTAAAAAGTTTTATAAAAAAGGGTGTTGCTTCCACCGATCCTGTACCTCCAGATTTACAACAAGATGAAACAGTGTATGAAATTAGCCTTGCACAAGTGAAAGTTATTGGTGGTCAGACCTACATCAATCCTGATGATGTTACAGATGAAAGAGGTACTGAAGATATTTGTCCGTGGGCAGGAAGTAATATTCTACCTAACTTTGACGATGAAGCTTTGTCGGAGTTGGTTTTATCAATAGGACAACCAAACGGGATTGCCGAATTGAATGCCGTTGGTAAAGTTCCTCAAGAGCAACTTGATATATCAGATCCACCAGATGCGACTACAAGTGTAAAAGGTATTGTTCAGTTAGATAATTCAATAACTAGCACAAGCACTACTAAAGCAGCAACTCCAAATGCAGTTAAACAAGTGAATGATAAGCTTATCGACTCAAAAGTAGCACTAGGACAGAATTCAATTGCTTCAGCTTCATATGGCATAGCAATAGGAGAAGACACCAACAATATTTCTACTGCAGCCGTGGCAATAGGGAAAGAGGCTTCCGTTGTAAATAGCTATGGCATAGCAATGGGTTATAAGGCATACAATCAAAGTCCTAATGGCATTGCAATCGGGTATTTGGCGAGTGCCAGTTTGGGTAATTATGGCATAGCATTAGGGGATAATGCAAGCACTACAAGTGGTAGTGGTATAGCAATAGGGAAAGATGCAAACAATTCAGGTGATTCAGGAATAGCAATAGGGGATAAAACTATCAATGAAAATAAGAACTCGGTAGCAATAGGTAAGAGTGCTACCAATAAACATTATTACTCAGTAGCAATTGGTGATGAAGCTAGAAATGAAGAATATTACTCGGTAGCAATTGGGGCTAAGGCGAGAGTAGTAAAAGGATTTTCACTAGCTATAGGTTACGAGGCACATACCGAAGATTCGTTTTCATTTGCGATAGGGAATCAGTCAGAGTCCTTAAATAATTATGTAGGTATGATAGGTGTACCCTCTAATGTGATTGGTGTTAGAGAAATAGAAGTTGCAGGTAATTTTTCGGTTGCAGGTACAAAGAACTTTGTTATACCACATCCACATCCAAATAAGAAAGCTACGCATGTAATAAGACATGGTGCAGTAGAGTCACCAACAGCAGGTGACACTTTATATCGGTACACAATAGAAGCGTTGGAAGATGGTCAAACGGTCGAAATGCAATTACCAGATTACTTCGAACACTTAAACGTAAATGTCGATGTGTGGGTTAATCCACACATGCACTTTGGTAGAGCATTCGGAGTAGTTGAAGGTGACAAATTAAAAGTTACGTGCGAAAAAGCAGGAACATACAAGGCTCTAGTGATTGGCACTCGTAATGATGATAATGTTCAAGACTGGCACATCAAGGGTGTAGAACGTGAGATTGGCGAGAGTTGGCTTGGTGAAACATATATATTTGAAGTTCAAGAATTAAAAGAAACTACAGAATTTGAAGAGGTGCTACAATGA
- a CDS encoding minor capsid protein: MPNKDIIRIREEVEAQAIKDMQGMLLAYKRSLDEVQKHINQIHAQYLLDGELTVSRQQRYSVLRELERLLIEEAQKVGLVEIEETTNILTTVYNESYYQTAFIIDAGIATTLTFSVVQPEFVRAVVNSPIEGKMFSDRIWNNKDILANRVLEEIEKSMIQGKDVRKISRAIKKEFEVSAYEAKRLVVTEQARVSNAAHKSIYEQSSVVNKVMIDATLDSKTSEICRGYDGNIYNANSNYPTPPFHPNCRSVIIPIVNGWSPTKKRENEGDKKIIDYTTYEKWKKSRNVES, from the coding sequence ATGCCGAATAAGGACATTATCAGAATACGTGAAGAAGTTGAAGCGCAAGCTATTAAAGACATGCAAGGCATGTTACTCGCATACAAACGGTCACTCGATGAAGTTCAGAAGCATATAAACCAGATACACGCTCAATACCTTCTGGATGGAGAGTTAACCGTATCCAGGCAACAAAGATATTCAGTCTTACGTGAACTTGAAAGGCTGCTAATTGAAGAGGCTCAGAAAGTTGGTCTTGTAGAAATTGAAGAAACAACTAACATTCTAACAACTGTATACAATGAATCGTACTATCAAACAGCATTTATTATTGATGCAGGAATAGCGACTACTCTCACATTTTCAGTAGTTCAACCTGAGTTTGTACGAGCTGTAGTAAATAGCCCTATCGAGGGTAAAATGTTTTCAGATCGCATATGGAACAACAAAGATATTTTAGCTAATCGTGTTCTTGAAGAAATTGAAAAATCCATGATTCAAGGTAAAGACGTTCGCAAAATATCAAGGGCCATCAAAAAAGAATTTGAAGTTTCAGCATATGAAGCTAAAAGGTTAGTTGTAACCGAACAAGCTAGGGTATCAAATGCAGCGCATAAATCAATCTATGAACAGTCAAGTGTGGTCAATAAAGTTATGATAGATGCTACTTTGGACAGTAAAACATCCGAGATATGTAGAGGGTATGACGGTAATATTTATAACGCTAATAGCAATTACCCAACGCCTCCTTTTCATCCAAATTGTAGGTCTGTAATTATTCCTATTGTGAATGGTTGGAGTCCTACGAAGAAAAGGGAGAACGAAGGTGATAAGAAGATTATCGACTATACCACCTACGAAAAGTGGAAAAAATCAAGAAACGTTGAATCCTAG
- a CDS encoding N-acetylmuramoyl-L-alanine amidase: MKPILIIDPGHGGKDSGGGSNQYWKEKDLVLKISLYQYERFKQLGVPVTLTRDKDVYLDSSKRTKIVRDSGAEYCISNHINAGGGDGVETIHSIYANDKLAVMLADAINKVGQNLRRVFTRTLPYDRKKDYYYMHRETGSVNTTIVEYGFADSKKDDVQQLLNDWKDYAESVVKAFCSHIGHGYVAPFEQKDDYAHELAKALEWAKENGISNGERLNEPCTRAQQTIMLYRFFNLVNTLNK; this comes from the coding sequence ATGAAACCGATTCTTATAATTGATCCTGGTCATGGCGGTAAAGATTCAGGAGGAGGATCTAATCAATATTGGAAAGAAAAAGACCTGGTGTTAAAAATCTCACTGTACCAATATGAAAGGTTTAAACAATTAGGTGTTCCAGTTACTTTAACGAGGGATAAAGATGTTTACTTAGATTCATCAAAGCGAACTAAAATTGTTCGTGATAGTGGAGCTGAGTATTGTATTTCTAACCACATTAACGCTGGAGGCGGTGACGGTGTAGAAACAATTCACTCAATATATGCTAATGATAAATTAGCTGTTATGCTTGCAGATGCAATTAATAAAGTAGGGCAAAATTTAAGACGAGTATTCACACGAACATTACCATATGATCGAAAGAAAGATTATTACTACATGCACCGTGAAACAGGATCAGTTAATACAACAATTGTCGAATACGGCTTTGCAGATTCTAAAAAGGATGATGTGCAGCAGTTATTAAACGACTGGAAAGATTACGCTGAATCAGTTGTTAAAGCGTTTTGCTCTCACATTGGACATGGGTATGTTGCTCCATTTGAGCAGAAAGATGATTACGCTCATGAACTTGCAAAAGCTTTGGAATGGGCGAAAGAAAACGGCATTTCAAATGGTGAACGATTGAATGAGCCTTGTACAAGAGCGCAGCAGACAATAATGTTGTATAGGTTCTTTAATTTAGTGAATACACTCAATAAGTAA
- a CDS encoding recombinase family protein, protein MAVIGYARVSTKDQKLDIQVDKLQEYGVDKIFMEKYSGSTAEREELVKALDYLREGDTLVVYKIDRLARSTFDLHRIARDLQERGIRLVFIKEQIDFNLSTGRMLFTMLGAIAEFERDIINERTAEGRERAKAQGKHMGRPSQDPKKVKQALKLFHERETNGMSVNDIAKVTGVPRSTIYAEVKKNK, encoded by the coding sequence ATGGCGGTAATCGGATATGCACGTGTAAGCACAAAGGACCAAAAGTTAGATATTCAAGTAGATAAGCTACAAGAATACGGAGTAGACAAGATATTCATGGAGAAGTATAGCGGCAGTACTGCCGAACGTGAGGAACTAGTTAAGGCGTTAGATTATCTTCGTGAAGGGGATACACTGGTGGTGTATAAGATAGATCGTCTAGCTCGTTCTACGTTTGACCTACATAGGATAGCTAGGGACTTACAAGAAAGAGGGATAAGACTTGTATTCATTAAAGAACAAATAGACTTTAATCTATCGACTGGTAGAATGCTCTTTACAATGTTAGGTGCGATTGCTGAATTTGAAAGAGACATAATCAACGAGAGAACAGCAGAAGGACGAGAGCGAGCGAAGGCGCAAGGCAAGCACATGGGACGACCATCACAAGATCCAAAGAAAGTGAAACAAGCATTGAAGTTATTCCATGAAAGAGAAACAAACGGAATGAGCGTAAATGATATTGCAAAGGTAACAGGTGTACCTCGTTCAACAATATATGCAGAGGTAAAAAAGAATAAGTAA
- a CDS encoding P22 phage major capsid protein family protein, translating into MSYANFMPTIWSARLNANLRKALVYGNIVNTDYEGEIAGVGSTVRINTMGAVTIGDYDKDNGVGDPETLDSDFTTLTLDQQKFFNFKVDDIDKAQTRANLVDLSMGEASYGLADVMDQYIASFYTEAASTMGSDASPLSVTKDNIYDYIVDLNVLLSEKDVPKMGRFVVLPEFCQGLLQKNPLLTKEPQVVHDAYVGNIAGTQIFTSNNVPNNGGEKYKVLAGHRMAISFAQSIDSLEAYRPEKYFADAVKGLQFYGAKVIKPEALAVMTINR; encoded by the coding sequence ATGTCTTATGCTAATTTTATGCCCACAATTTGGAGCGCACGTTTAAACGCCAATCTTAGAAAGGCTCTTGTGTACGGGAATATCGTAAACACAGATTACGAGGGTGAAATTGCAGGAGTTGGATCTACTGTTCGTATTAATACAATGGGAGCTGTCACAATCGGTGACTATGATAAAGACAATGGTGTTGGAGATCCAGAGACACTTGATTCTGATTTTACAACATTAACACTGGATCAACAAAAATTCTTCAATTTCAAAGTTGATGATATTGATAAGGCTCAAACACGTGCGAATTTAGTAGATTTATCAATGGGTGAAGCTTCTTATGGATTAGCTGATGTAATGGATCAATATATTGCTAGTTTTTATACTGAAGCAGCAAGTACTATGGGTTCTGATGCATCACCATTATCTGTGACAAAGGATAACATTTACGACTATATAGTTGACTTGAATGTACTACTTTCAGAAAAGGACGTTCCAAAGATGGGGCGTTTTGTTGTTCTTCCTGAGTTTTGTCAAGGTCTACTACAGAAAAACCCTTTACTTACAAAAGAACCACAAGTTGTACATGATGCTTATGTAGGAAATATAGCAGGAACGCAAATTTTCACATCAAACAACGTGCCGAATAATGGCGGTGAAAAATACAAAGTCTTGGCAGGGCATAGGATGGCGATTTCCTTCGCACAAAGCATTGATTCTCTAGAAGCTTATCGTCCTGAAAAATACTTTGCTGATGCAGTGAAAGGGCTACAATTTTATGGTGCGAAAGTTATTAAACCTGAAGCACTTGCAGTAATGACAATCAACCGATAA
- a CDS encoding helix-turn-helix transcriptional regulator gives MFKPKTKLGKWLDKRGISNTWLQKNSGLGKSTITDLTFRGKHSPTQRTMSKVLKALRKIDPNVKSNDFWDM, from the coding sequence ATGTTTAAGCCTAAAACGAAATTAGGAAAGTGGTTAGATAAAAGGGGAATAAGTAATACTTGGTTGCAAAAAAATAGTGGGTTAGGAAAGAGTACGATAACGGATCTGACTTTCAGGGGAAAACATTCGCCTACACAAAGAACTATGAGCAAGGTTCTAAAGGCACTTAGGAAAATTGATCCTAACGTTAAATCAAATGATTTTTGGGATATGTAA
- a CDS encoding DUF4355 domain-containing protein, whose amino-acid sequence MTLEEIKKFLNENKGKADIKAVLIAYLQGDLTVEEAQKMVSENKTLSSWLDSEKDKHLAKGLETWKTNNLQSEIDKEVKKRFPKKDEKEIELEKIKAQLQKMESEKKREELKNQAIKVANDKKLPLDIVDYFLGEDQETTTKNLASLEKVFNSHTQKIVDERLKGGYKPPGDNSGKTLTLEAIKNMSEDEINENWDAVQEVMKENQ is encoded by the coding sequence ATGACATTAGAAGAGATAAAGAAGTTTTTAAATGAAAACAAAGGCAAAGCAGATATAAAAGCCGTTTTAATAGCGTATCTACAGGGGGATTTAACCGTTGAAGAGGCGCAGAAAATGGTATCAGAAAATAAAACGTTATCTAGTTGGCTTGATTCAGAAAAAGACAAACATCTTGCGAAAGGGCTTGAAACTTGGAAAACAAATAACCTTCAATCTGAGATAGATAAGGAGGTTAAAAAGCGATTCCCTAAAAAGGATGAAAAAGAAATTGAGCTTGAGAAAATCAAAGCACAACTACAGAAAATGGAGTCTGAAAAAAAGCGTGAGGAACTAAAGAATCAAGCTATTAAAGTAGCGAATGATAAGAAGCTGCCGTTAGATATAGTTGATTATTTTCTTGGGGAAGACCAGGAAACTACAACCAAAAATCTAGCAAGCTTAGAAAAAGTATTTAATTCGCACACTCAAAAAATAGTTGATGAAAGGTTGAAAGGTGGTTACAAGCCTCCTGGTGACAATAGCGGAAAAACGTTAACTTTAGAAGCTATCAAAAACATGTCTGAAGATGAAATAAATGAAAACTGGGATGCTGTTCAAGAAGTAATGAAGGAAAATCAATAA
- a CDS encoding siphovirus ReqiPepy6 Gp37-like family protein has product MVIKPIRILTSDMQLLAEIDDYESLIFTRRFHNVGEFELHINRHKQHTDKLLKDNLILLGSDIHKVGIIKHRQIGIDENGKQSETWVIRGLELKGIVSQRITLPPIHTAYDNKSGDAETVMKHYVERNVVNPDDSNRNISMLELADNLNRGQSITWQSRFKNLSEELAAISYTTGIGWSVHLDLEKKKWLFDVHEGRDLTVNQTENPPVIFSPDFDSLKSLQFTESEFNYRNLAYVAGQGEGVDRRVVEIGDLQDLDRIETFIDARDVAEVDENEQPIPESEVIQALSDRGKQKLQEFLQEQFLEGQILTHSPFVYEKDYDLGDIVTIQNKDWGVTMDARLTEVTEIYEVGGFQLEATFGNAQPTLITKLKQELNQIDAEIKR; this is encoded by the coding sequence ATGGTTATAAAACCAATACGAATACTAACTTCAGACATGCAATTACTAGCTGAAATAGATGATTATGAGAGCCTTATATTCACTCGAAGATTCCACAATGTAGGTGAATTCGAGTTACACATCAATCGTCACAAACAGCACACTGACAAACTACTAAAAGATAACCTTATTCTTCTTGGATCAGATATTCATAAGGTAGGAATTATCAAGCATCGTCAGATTGGAATTGATGAAAATGGTAAACAATCGGAAACATGGGTTATTCGAGGGTTAGAGCTGAAAGGTATTGTTAGCCAAAGAATTACACTACCACCAATTCATACAGCGTACGATAATAAAAGCGGTGATGCTGAAACAGTGATGAAGCATTATGTGGAAAGAAACGTTGTTAACCCTGATGATTCTAACAGAAATATATCAATGCTTGAGTTAGCTGATAATTTGAATAGAGGGCAAAGTATAACATGGCAGTCACGTTTCAAAAATTTATCCGAGGAACTGGCTGCCATTTCATATACAACTGGCATCGGTTGGAGTGTACATCTTGATTTAGAGAAAAAGAAATGGCTCTTTGATGTACATGAGGGACGTGATTTAACAGTCAATCAAACAGAAAACCCACCTGTGATATTTAGCCCTGACTTTGATTCTCTTAAATCATTACAATTTACTGAAAGTGAGTTTAATTATCGCAATTTAGCATATGTTGCTGGACAAGGCGAGGGAGTGGACAGGCGTGTTGTGGAAATAGGGGACTTGCAAGACCTTGATCGCATTGAAACATTTATTGATGCTCGTGATGTTGCAGAGGTTGATGAAAATGAACAACCAATACCAGAATCAGAAGTTATACAAGCCTTGTCAGATCGTGGAAAGCAGAAGCTTCAGGAATTCTTGCAAGAACAATTTCTTGAGGGGCAAATACTCACACATTCTCCATTTGTTTATGAAAAAGACTACGACTTAGGCGACATCGTTACAATTCAGAATAAGGATTGGGGTGTAACGATGGATGCCCGTTTAACTGAAGTAACAGAAATTTATGAAGTTGGGGGCTTTCAGCTTGAAGCAACATTCGGAAATGCTCAACCAACTTTAATAACTAAGCTCAAACAAGAGCTTAATCAAATTGATGCAGAAATAAAACGATAG